The sequence GCCGCAATCGCCGCCGACGCCGAAACATTGGAACAATTGTTTACGCGAACATAAACCGCTATCGATAGCTGCCTCCAACTGCCCATCCGTTACTGCCTTACACACACAGATATACATAGTTCCCCCGGATCGAAATTAAAGCCTTCGACGCTTGACCAGTTTAGGGTCGGCGGTAATCTGCCGGTATATTTCCACACGATCCCCGTCCGTGACAACAGTATCCAGCTTAACGATTTTTCCAAAAATACCCACTTTTTGGTTCTCAAGATTGATGTCGGGATATTGTTTTAAAACACCTGATAACTGAATTGCCTGTTCGATTGTGCTGCCGTCGGGCACCTCCAATCGTAACCAAAGCTGACGATCGGCTTCTGCATAACATACACCCACATTCATGTTTGTCTCCTACAATTCCGGAATAGCTTCGTTGACATTTACCCGGGATAGTTTTGCCGCCCGTTTGTTATCAACCAATCGCTTGGCAACGATGATAAATGCCAACATAATAAACCCGCCCGGCGGCAGGGCGGTCAGCAAAAATCCTTTGTAGTTTGGAATAAGGGTCAGTTCCAGAAAAGAAAACGAATCACCCAATAACAACGATGCGTTGGCAAATAAAGTTCCGGAAGATACGATTTCACGTGCCGCACCAAGCACCACAAGGACAAAGGTAAAGCCGGCCCCCATCACCAAGCCGTCCCACAATGACAAGGCCAGGGAATTTTTTGATGCAAACGACTCGGCTCGGCCCAATATCGCGCAATTCGTAACGATTAAAGCAATAAACAAACCCAATACTTTATGCATCTCATGCATCCAGGCATTCATGCACAAATCGACCAGTGTCACCAAACTGGCTATTAGCAAAACGAAAACAGGGATTCGAACTTCAGCAGGAACCAGATGCCGGTTCAACGAAATAATGCCGTTTGACATAACCAGAACAACTAAGGTCGCCAAACCCATACCCAAACCGTTAGTTGCCGTACCTGTTACGGCCAGCAAAGGACAAAGCGCCAGATTCTGGACGAGTACGATATTGTTCCCCCAAAGTCCGTCAGAAGCGAGTCTTTTATAAGGTTTCGATAGCAACATACTGACTCCGGTTAAGTAAGATTGGCGATAAAAATAAAGCAGTTCGCCTGTTCATCAATTGAATAATTCGGATTTATGTTTATCGAAAAACAACAAACCCTTGTAAATCGTGTTGACAACCGCACGCGGCGTAATCGTCGCGCCGCTGAATTGATCAAAAATGCCCCCGTCTTTTTTGACAGCCCATTCCTTAACGGTCAGATTATGAATGGATCGTCCGTTAAAATTCAAAATCCAATCGGATTTACTGACTTCTATTTTATCGCCCAAACCCGGTGTTTCAGCATGAGCAATGACGCGAACGCCTAAGACTTCGCCGTTTCGGTTCAAGCCCATGATCATTTTGATATTACCCGAATAACCGTCGGGTGCTGTTAATTGGAATGCTGCTGCCGTGATTTCTCCCTGTTTTCGCGCCAAATAAACCAGGGTTTCTGCTGTACCTAACTCGCTATCTGCCGGAACAGGCACAGCATCTTTAACCAAATCGTTATCAAAAAGTTCGGCCGGAACAACCTGAACCAATGAGGCTTTTAAATCTTCTTCCTGCCGTAGTTTGATGACATCCCGTGTATTGAGATCGGCAACACCCAGCAAGGCGCTGGCAATCAAAGCGTAAGCAGCCAGCAGGATTGTCTGATAAGAAACACGGGCTTTTAGTTGTTTCAGATTCATCGATACTCTCGTTGATTAATTAAGGCGGCTAGTTCAAAGCTCTAATGGCCGCCCCTGACGATCCCGGCCGTAAATTCTGGGTTTTACGTAATGATCGATTAGCGGTGTCAACGCATTCATCAATAAAATCGCAAAAGCCGCCCCTTCCGGATATCCACCCCAGGTTCTTATCGTAAAAATCAACAGACCGCACGCCGAGCCAAAAATAAGCTGACCTAGCGGCGTATTCGGCGAAGTGACATAATCGGTAGCGATAAAAAAAGCGGCGCACATCAATGCGCCGGAACTGAGATGCACACTTGGACTTAGATAGATTTCGGGATTCAGGGCATGAAACACGGCTGAAATTAAAGCAACGGAGATAATGATCGATAAAGGAATATGCCAGGTAATGATTTTTTTAAACAGTAACCAGCCCCCACCCAAAATCAAAAGAATAGCCGATGTTTCGGATAAACTGCCTCGCATGAAACCCAGCCAGGCATTATTCGAGTTGTAAATATCTGCGAGACTCGCCGATAACGGATGCTTTTGCGACAATTCGGTTTTCACATAGCCCAGCACGGTGGCACCGGTAGAACTGTCGATATTGTCCAGACCCATGAAGGTAATGTGCAACCCGGTCTTAAAATCAGGTGC comes from Methylicorpusculum oleiharenae and encodes:
- a CDS encoding (2Fe-2S)-binding protein; its protein translation is MYICVCKAVTDGQLEAAIDSGLCSRKQLFQCFGVGGDCGKCNSEVGEILDRKRNCRLTKAANENLVTCTI
- a CDS encoding RnfH family protein, with the translated sequence MNVGVCYAEADRQLWLRLEVPDGSTIEQAIQLSGVLKQYPDINLENQKVGIFGKIVKLDTVVTDGDRVEIYRQITADPKLVKRRRL
- a CDS encoding electron transport complex subunit E; this encodes MLLSKPYKRLASDGLWGNNIVLVQNLALCPLLAVTGTATNGLGMGLATLVVLVMSNGIISLNRHLVPAEVRIPVFVLLIASLVTLVDLCMNAWMHEMHKVLGLFIALIVTNCAILGRAESFASKNSLALSLWDGLVMGAGFTFVLVVLGAAREIVSSGTLFANASLLLGDSFSFLELTLIPNYKGFLLTALPPGGFIMLAFIIVAKRLVDNKRAAKLSRVNVNEAIPEL
- the rsxG gene encoding electron transport complex subunit RsxG translates to MNLKQLKARVSYQTILLAAYALIASALLGVADLNTRDVIKLRQEEDLKASLVQVVPAELFDNDLVKDAVPVPADSELGTAETLVYLARKQGEITAAAFQLTAPDGYSGNIKMIMGLNRNGEVLGVRVIAHAETPGLGDKIEVSKSDWILNFNGRSIHNLTVKEWAVKKDGGIFDQFSGATITPRAVVNTIYKGLLFFDKHKSELFN
- a CDS encoding RnfABCDGE type electron transport complex subunit D gives rise to the protein MLNVKPTTGPHTTENLSIGGIMRQVIYALIPATLFGLYLFGWPAINLFLITIFSALFFEYFCLKLADKPALPALKDSSALLTAWLLAMSLPPWAPWWVGVIGAGLAIILGKQVYGGLGQNLFNPAMLARVALLISFPLELTTWANVAPWLSESAPDFKTGLHITFMGLDNIDSSTGATVLGYVKTELSQKHPLSASLADIYNSNNAWLGFMRGSLSETSAILLILGGGWLLFKKIITWHIPLSIIISVALISAVFHALNPEIYLSPSVHLSSGALMCAAFFIATDYVTSPNTPLGQLIFGSACGLLIFTIRTWGGYPEGAAFAILLMNALTPLIDHYVKPRIYGRDRQGRPLEL